In a single window of the Leopardus geoffroyi isolate Oge1 chromosome D2, O.geoffroyi_Oge1_pat1.0, whole genome shotgun sequence genome:
- the ZDHHC16 gene encoding palmitoyltransferase ZDHHC16 isoform X2, whose translation MRGQRSLLLGPARLCLRLLLLLGYRRRCPPLLRGLVQRWRYGKVCLRSLLYNSFGGSDTAVDAAFEPIYWLVDNVIRWCGVVFVVLVIVLTSSIVAIAYLCVLPLILRTYSVPRLCWHFFYSHWNLILIVFHYYQAITTPPGYPPQGRNDIATVSICKKCIYPKPARTHHCSICNRCVLKMDHHCPWLNNCVGHYNHRYFFSFCFFMTLGCVYCSYGSWDLFREAYAAIETYHQTPPPTFSFRERVTHKSLVYLWFLCSSVALALGALTVWHAVLISRGETSIERHINKKERRRLQAKGRVFRNHYNYGCLDNWKVFLGVDTGRHWLTRVLLPSSHLPHGNGMTWDPPPWVTAHSASVMAV comes from the exons ATGCGGGGCCAGCGGAGCCTGCTGCTGGGCCCCGCCCGCCTCTGCCTGCGCCTGCTTCTGCTCCTGGGCTACAGGCGCCGCTGCCCACCTCTGCTCCGGGGCCTGGTACAGCGCTGGCGCTATGGCAAGGTCTGCCTGCGCTCCCTGCTCTACAACTCCTTTGGTGGCAGTGACACCGCTGTCGATGCTGCCTTTGAGCCTATCTACTGGCTGGTGGACAACGTGATCCGTTGGTGTGGGGTG GTGTTCGTGGTGTTGGTGATCGTGCTGACCAGCTCCATTGTGGCCATCGCCTACCTGTGTGTCCTGCCTCTCATCCTCCGAACATACTCAGTGCCACGGCTCTGCTGGCACTTCTTCTACAGCCACTGGAATCTGATCCTCATCGTCTTCCATTACTACCAGGCCATCACCACTCCACCTGGATACCCACCCCAG GGTAGGAATGATATCGCAACGGTCTCCATCTGTAAGAAGTGTATTTACCCCAAGCCAGCCCGAACACACCACTGCAGCATCTGCAATAG GTGTGTGCTGAAGATGGATCATCACTGCC CCTGGCTAAACAACTGTGTAGGCCACTATAACCATCGGtacttcttctctttctgctttttcatgACTCTGGGCTGTGTCTACTGCAGCTACGGAAGTTGGGACCTTTTCCGGGAAGCTTATGCTGCCATCGAG ACGTATCATCAGACCCCACCACCCACCTTCTCCTTCCGAGAAAGGGTGACTCACAAGAGTCTTGTCTACCTCTGGTTCCTGTGCAG TTCTGTAGCACTTGCCTTGGGTGCCCTAACTGTATGGCATGCTGTTCTCATCAGTCGAGGGGAGACTAGTATCGAAAGGCACATCAACAAGAAGGAGAGACGTCGGCTGCAGGCCAAGGGCAGA GTTTTCAGGAATCATTACAACTACGGCTGCTTGGACAACTGGAAGGTATTCCTGGGTGTGGACACAGGAAG GCACTGGCTTACTCGGGTGCTGTTGCCTTCCAGTCACCTGCCCCATGGGAATGGAATGACCTGGGACCCCCCTCCCTGGGTGACTGCTCACTCAGCCTCTGTGATGGCAGTGTGA
- the ZDHHC16 gene encoding palmitoyltransferase ZDHHC16 isoform X1: protein MRGQRSLLLGPARLCLRLLLLLGYRRRCPPLLRGLVQRWRYGKVCLRSLLYNSFGGSDTAVDAAFEPIYWLVDNVIRWCGVVFVVLVIVLTSSIVAIAYLCVLPLILRTYSVPRLCWHFFYSHWNLILIVFHYYQAITTPPGYPPQGRNDIATVSICKKCIYPKPARTHHCSICNRCVLKMDHHCPWLNNCVGHYNHRYFFSFCFFMTLGCVYCSYGSWDLFREAYAAIEKMKQLDKNKLQAVANQTYHQTPPPTFSFRERVTHKSLVYLWFLCSSVALALGALTVWHAVLISRGETSIERHINKKERRRLQAKGRVFRNHYNYGCLDNWKVFLGVDTGRHWLTRVLLPSSHLPHGNGMTWDPPPWVTAHSASVMAV, encoded by the exons ATGCGGGGCCAGCGGAGCCTGCTGCTGGGCCCCGCCCGCCTCTGCCTGCGCCTGCTTCTGCTCCTGGGCTACAGGCGCCGCTGCCCACCTCTGCTCCGGGGCCTGGTACAGCGCTGGCGCTATGGCAAGGTCTGCCTGCGCTCCCTGCTCTACAACTCCTTTGGTGGCAGTGACACCGCTGTCGATGCTGCCTTTGAGCCTATCTACTGGCTGGTGGACAACGTGATCCGTTGGTGTGGGGTG GTGTTCGTGGTGTTGGTGATCGTGCTGACCAGCTCCATTGTGGCCATCGCCTACCTGTGTGTCCTGCCTCTCATCCTCCGAACATACTCAGTGCCACGGCTCTGCTGGCACTTCTTCTACAGCCACTGGAATCTGATCCTCATCGTCTTCCATTACTACCAGGCCATCACCACTCCACCTGGATACCCACCCCAG GGTAGGAATGATATCGCAACGGTCTCCATCTGTAAGAAGTGTATTTACCCCAAGCCAGCCCGAACACACCACTGCAGCATCTGCAATAG GTGTGTGCTGAAGATGGATCATCACTGCC CCTGGCTAAACAACTGTGTAGGCCACTATAACCATCGGtacttcttctctttctgctttttcatgACTCTGGGCTGTGTCTACTGCAGCTACGGAAGTTGGGACCTTTTCCGGGAAGCTTATGCTGCCATCGAG AAAATGAAACAGCTCGACAAGAACAAACTACAGGCGGTTGCCAACCAG ACGTATCATCAGACCCCACCACCCACCTTCTCCTTCCGAGAAAGGGTGACTCACAAGAGTCTTGTCTACCTCTGGTTCCTGTGCAG TTCTGTAGCACTTGCCTTGGGTGCCCTAACTGTATGGCATGCTGTTCTCATCAGTCGAGGGGAGACTAGTATCGAAAGGCACATCAACAAGAAGGAGAGACGTCGGCTGCAGGCCAAGGGCAGA GTTTTCAGGAATCATTACAACTACGGCTGCTTGGACAACTGGAAGGTATTCCTGGGTGTGGACACAGGAAG GCACTGGCTTACTCGGGTGCTGTTGCCTTCCAGTCACCTGCCCCATGGGAATGGAATGACCTGGGACCCCCCTCCCTGGGTGACTGCTCACTCAGCCTCTGTGATGGCAGTGTGA
- the ZDHHC16 gene encoding palmitoyltransferase ZDHHC16 isoform X4, translating to MRGQRSLLLGPARLCLRLLLLLGYRRRCPPLLRGLVQRWRYGKVCLRSLLYNSFGGSDTAVDAAFEPIYWLVDNVIRWCGVVFVVLVIVLTSSIVAIAYLCVLPLILRTYSVPRLCWHFFYSHWNLILIVFHYYQAITTPPGYPPQGRNDIATVSICKKCIYPKPARTHHCSICNSYGSWDLFREAYAAIETYHQTPPPTFSFRERVTHKSLVYLWFLCSSVALALGALTVWHAVLISRGETSIERHINKKERRRLQAKGRVFRNHYNYGCLDNWKVFLGVDTGRHWLTRVLLPSSHLPHGNGMTWDPPPWVTAHSASVMAV from the exons ATGCGGGGCCAGCGGAGCCTGCTGCTGGGCCCCGCCCGCCTCTGCCTGCGCCTGCTTCTGCTCCTGGGCTACAGGCGCCGCTGCCCACCTCTGCTCCGGGGCCTGGTACAGCGCTGGCGCTATGGCAAGGTCTGCCTGCGCTCCCTGCTCTACAACTCCTTTGGTGGCAGTGACACCGCTGTCGATGCTGCCTTTGAGCCTATCTACTGGCTGGTGGACAACGTGATCCGTTGGTGTGGGGTG GTGTTCGTGGTGTTGGTGATCGTGCTGACCAGCTCCATTGTGGCCATCGCCTACCTGTGTGTCCTGCCTCTCATCCTCCGAACATACTCAGTGCCACGGCTCTGCTGGCACTTCTTCTACAGCCACTGGAATCTGATCCTCATCGTCTTCCATTACTACCAGGCCATCACCACTCCACCTGGATACCCACCCCAG GGTAGGAATGATATCGCAACGGTCTCCATCTGTAAGAAGTGTATTTACCCCAAGCCAGCCCGAACACACCACTGCAGCATCTGCAATAG CTACGGAAGTTGGGACCTTTTCCGGGAAGCTTATGCTGCCATCGAG ACGTATCATCAGACCCCACCACCCACCTTCTCCTTCCGAGAAAGGGTGACTCACAAGAGTCTTGTCTACCTCTGGTTCCTGTGCAG TTCTGTAGCACTTGCCTTGGGTGCCCTAACTGTATGGCATGCTGTTCTCATCAGTCGAGGGGAGACTAGTATCGAAAGGCACATCAACAAGAAGGAGAGACGTCGGCTGCAGGCCAAGGGCAGA GTTTTCAGGAATCATTACAACTACGGCTGCTTGGACAACTGGAAGGTATTCCTGGGTGTGGACACAGGAAG GCACTGGCTTACTCGGGTGCTGTTGCCTTCCAGTCACCTGCCCCATGGGAATGGAATGACCTGGGACCCCCCTCCCTGGGTGACTGCTCACTCAGCCTCTGTGATGGCAGTGTGA
- the ZDHHC16 gene encoding palmitoyltransferase ZDHHC16 isoform X3: MRGQRSLLLGPARLCLRLLLLLGYRRRCPPLLRGLVQRWRYGKVCLRSLLYNSFGGSDTAVDAAFEPIYWLVDNVIRWCGVVFVVLVIVLTSSIVAIAYLCVLPLILRTYSVPRLCWHFFYSHWNLILIVFHYYQAITTPPGYPPQGRNDIATVSICKKCIYPKPARTHHCSICNSYGSWDLFREAYAAIEKMKQLDKNKLQAVANQTYHQTPPPTFSFRERVTHKSLVYLWFLCSSVALALGALTVWHAVLISRGETSIERHINKKERRRLQAKGRVFRNHYNYGCLDNWKVFLGVDTGRHWLTRVLLPSSHLPHGNGMTWDPPPWVTAHSASVMAV; encoded by the exons ATGCGGGGCCAGCGGAGCCTGCTGCTGGGCCCCGCCCGCCTCTGCCTGCGCCTGCTTCTGCTCCTGGGCTACAGGCGCCGCTGCCCACCTCTGCTCCGGGGCCTGGTACAGCGCTGGCGCTATGGCAAGGTCTGCCTGCGCTCCCTGCTCTACAACTCCTTTGGTGGCAGTGACACCGCTGTCGATGCTGCCTTTGAGCCTATCTACTGGCTGGTGGACAACGTGATCCGTTGGTGTGGGGTG GTGTTCGTGGTGTTGGTGATCGTGCTGACCAGCTCCATTGTGGCCATCGCCTACCTGTGTGTCCTGCCTCTCATCCTCCGAACATACTCAGTGCCACGGCTCTGCTGGCACTTCTTCTACAGCCACTGGAATCTGATCCTCATCGTCTTCCATTACTACCAGGCCATCACCACTCCACCTGGATACCCACCCCAG GGTAGGAATGATATCGCAACGGTCTCCATCTGTAAGAAGTGTATTTACCCCAAGCCAGCCCGAACACACCACTGCAGCATCTGCAATAG CTACGGAAGTTGGGACCTTTTCCGGGAAGCTTATGCTGCCATCGAG AAAATGAAACAGCTCGACAAGAACAAACTACAGGCGGTTGCCAACCAG ACGTATCATCAGACCCCACCACCCACCTTCTCCTTCCGAGAAAGGGTGACTCACAAGAGTCTTGTCTACCTCTGGTTCCTGTGCAG TTCTGTAGCACTTGCCTTGGGTGCCCTAACTGTATGGCATGCTGTTCTCATCAGTCGAGGGGAGACTAGTATCGAAAGGCACATCAACAAGAAGGAGAGACGTCGGCTGCAGGCCAAGGGCAGA GTTTTCAGGAATCATTACAACTACGGCTGCTTGGACAACTGGAAGGTATTCCTGGGTGTGGACACAGGAAG GCACTGGCTTACTCGGGTGCTGTTGCCTTCCAGTCACCTGCCCCATGGGAATGGAATGACCTGGGACCCCCCTCCCTGGGTGACTGCTCACTCAGCCTCTGTGATGGCAGTGTGA